The Aquicella siphonis DNA segment GCTTAAAAGTTTTTACAATGAAAATATCAATTCTTATACCCAGCCTACACAATGGAAAATTTCCAGTCTTGAATTTCCAGTTGCTGCAAATGCTTCTGCCGATGAGGCAAAGCTGGCTGCAAAGAATGCGGCCGCGGCATATGAGGCACTGAAATCAGGCGGGGATCTTGCCAACTCCGCTAGTCAATATTCGGCTAATCTGGCTAATGAAGGTTGGATGACATTGTCGCAGGTTCCCGCTGAACAACAAAAAGCAGTCTCGGGATTAACCAAGGCGGGCGAGGTATCCGAACCATTCAAAACCAGCAAGGGCTGGGTTGTAGTCAAGGCTGTTGAAATCCAGGAACCCAAAATGCTCTCATTTGCTGCAGTGAAGGATAAAGTCAAAGAGGCGTATATCCATCAACATGCGGAAGAAAAGTTTGCTGAACTGCGCGATCAGCTGGCTGATTTGACTTATGAGCATCCCGAATCATTGCAGCTCGCGGCCAAGACCATGAATCTTCCTATACATACCAGTGAATTATTCACTAAAGACAAGCAAGGCAAGGATATCTCCCAATACAAAAAAGTTCGCGATACCGCATTTAGCAATGATGTTTTGAACCTGCAAAACAACAGTGATGTAATTCAGTTGAATCCTGAAACACTGGTTGTGATCAGGGTCAAATCACATGTGGCTTCTTCATTGTTGCCGTTGTCTGAAATATCCAAACAAATTGAAGAGAAATTGAAGTCACAGGAAGCGGAGGCCCGTGCGGCAAAATTTGCTGAAGATTTGCAGGCCAAGCTGCAATCAGGTTCCGATCCAGAGCAAATTGCGAAAACCTATAAGTTGAAGTGGGTCAAGGCTGGATTTATCGGCCGCTATTCCAATAAGGTTGATTCAGCTATTCTTGATCTTGCATTCAGGCTGCCAAATCCCGCAGACCAACAAAACAAGGTGTCTTATGGCGCTGCCCGTCTGCCTAACGGTTATGGACTTGTTGCTTTGAAATCAGTAAAATCGGGTTCCGTGGCTGATAAAAAACAGCTTTCTGTTTATACGGAACAAATCCAGAATAGCGAAGGGCTGCTTGAATATGAACTTTATAAACGCAGTCAGATGGATCATGCTAAAATTAATGTCAACTTGCCTGCGGCCTAATAAATATTAATAATTCAATGCAAAAAAGAATCAAACCAACGCTTCTGGTTCATGGCGGTTGCGGGGCAATTCGTAAAGCTGATTTGTCCCCTCGCAAGGAAAAGCAGTTTCACACCGGATTAAGCCGGGCTTTAAAGCGCGGCTATGAAGTCATCATGTCTAACGGCACCAGCGTCGAAGCGGTTCGTGAAGCAATCATTTGTCTGGAAGACATGTCTTTATTTAATGCGGGATACGGTTCAGTCCTGACTGAGAAAGGTACGATAGAATGCGATGCCGCGATTATGGATGGCTCGTCGCTGCAAGCGGGAGCGGCAGCGGGATTGTCACGCATACAAAACCCCATATGCCTGGCCGAAAAAATCCTGATGGAATCAGAACATGTCTTGCTGATAGGACCACAGGCGGAACAATTTGCCAGAACATCAGGAATGAAGCTGATACCGCAAAACGCACTAATTACACCCAGGCAATTCCAGCGTTGGAAAAAGCTTAAAACCAAACCGCATTCCGAACGCGATGAATATGAAAAACATGGTACAGTGGGCGCCGTTGCCTTGGATCAATTTGGCAATCTGGCCGCGGGTACATCGACGGGAGGTATCATGCACAAGAAGCCAGGCAGAGT contains these protein-coding regions:
- a CDS encoding isoaspartyl peptidase/L-asparaginase family protein — encoded protein: MQKRIKPTLLVHGGCGAIRKADLSPRKEKQFHTGLSRALKRGYEVIMSNGTSVEAVREAIICLEDMSLFNAGYGSVLTEKGTIECDAAIMDGSSLQAGAAAGLSRIQNPICLAEKILMESEHVLLIGPQAEQFARTSGMKLIPQNALITPRQFQRWKKLKTKPHSERDEYEKHGTVGAVALDQFGNLAAGTSTGGIMHKKPGRVGDSPIIGAGTYADNETCALSVTGVGEYFIRMSLAYDVCAQMKYKHYTLKRASTAAIKRLTKWGGTGGIISLDRQGHAAMIFNTEGMYRGMIQGKEAHTYIY
- a CDS encoding SurA N-terminal domain-containing protein — encoded protein: MLQTIREHTQGWIAGTIITIIILSFALWGIHSYFVGGAGNVNVAEVNGVEITKEQLAVSYERLRRQVQHQFGSGGSITSQDEAALKQRAMQALIDIEVLKQASTDQGFRVSDRQIDNYLQSMPEFQVNGQFSLERFQEILSSTLLSTSEFLELIRTSLLVDQPKLGFVFTSFALPDESAETISLVNQERDIDYITIPIQYFLSQPIVISPKSIQSYYDQNKSDFMTPEQVNVEYIQLSLKEISAKFNPTEVMLKSFYNENINSYTQPTQWKISSLEFPVAANASADEAKLAAKNAAAAYEALKSGGDLANSASQYSANLANEGWMTLSQVPAEQQKAVSGLTKAGEVSEPFKTSKGWVVVKAVEIQEPKMLSFAAVKDKVKEAYIHQHAEEKFAELRDQLADLTYEHPESLQLAAKTMNLPIHTSELFTKDKQGKDISQYKKVRDTAFSNDVLNLQNNSDVIQLNPETLVVIRVKSHVASSLLPLSEISKQIEEKLKSQEAEARAAKFAEDLQAKLQSGSDPEQIAKTYKLKWVKAGFIGRYSNKVDSAILDLAFRLPNPADQQNKVSYGAARLPNGYGLVALKSVKSGSVADKKQLSVYTEQIQNSEGLLEYELYKRSQMDHAKINVNLPAA